One stretch of Glycine soja cultivar W05 chromosome 7, ASM419377v2, whole genome shotgun sequence DNA includes these proteins:
- the LOC114419801 gene encoding vesicle-associated membrane protein 722-like — MGQDQNQRSLIYAFVSRGTVILAEYTEFSGNFNTIAFQCLQKLPASNNKFTYNCDGHTFNYLVDNGFTYCVVADESIGRQVPVAFLERAKDDFVAKYGGGKATTAAANSLNKEFGSKLKEHMQYCVEHPEEISKLAKVKAQVSEVKDVMMENIEKVLDRGEKIELLVDKTENLHHQAQDFRNSGTKIRRKMWLQNMKIKLIVLAILIALILIIVLSVCRGFNCGK, encoded by the exons atggggCAGGACCAGAACCAGAGATCGCTGATCTATGCGTTCGTGTCTCGCGGCACAGTGATTCTCGCCGAGTACACCGAATTCAGCGGCAACTTTAACACAATCGCGTTCCAGTGCCTCCAGAAGCTCCCTGCCTCCAACAACAAGTTCACCTACAACTGCGACGGCCACACCTTCAACTACCTCGTCGACAACGGATTCA CTTATTGTGTTGTTGCGGATGAATCGATTGGGAGACAGGTGCCTGTGGCTTTTCTGGAGCGTGCGAAGGATGATTTTGTGGCGAAATACGGTGGCGGGAAGGCCACGACTGCGGCCGCGAACAGCCTGAACAAAGAATTTGG GTCCAAGTTGAAGGAACATATGCAGTACTGTGTTGAGCACCCTGAAGAGATAAGCAAGCTTGCTAAGGTGAAAGCTCAGGTTTCTGAAGTTAAAGATGTCATGATGGAGAATATTGAAAAG GTTCTGGACAGGGGGGAAAAGATAGAGCTTCTGGTTGACAAAACTGAAAATCTTCATCACCAG GCACAAGACTTCAGGAATTCTGGGACCAAAATCCGTAGAAAAATGTGGCTGCAAAACATGAAGATAAAGCTGATTGTGTTGGCGATTTTGATAGCCCTGATCCTCATAATAGTTCTCTCTGTCTGCCGTGGGTTCAATTGTGGAAAATAA